One genomic segment of Vulgatibacter sp. includes these proteins:
- the yfcF gene encoding glutathione transferase, producing the protein MEELVLYGDRRLVSPWVLSVWISLREKGLIFGFERFDLARRENRGGAYEAKTLTGKVPGLRHGETWLAESLAILLYLEDAFPTHERMLPSSPRDRARDLQALSFLRSDLGELRRSLPFEGVVGSEKGPGMSEGALADLDRLLRVVATRAPLAGRAPTLADYELAVTLRRPIHHGVDIPEAARRYSDELWERPSVQSWVRHPERGA; encoded by the coding sequence ATGGAAGAACTCGTTCTCTACGGCGATCGCCGGCTCGTTTCCCCCTGGGTGCTCTCGGTCTGGATCTCGCTCCGCGAGAAGGGGCTCATCTTCGGCTTCGAGCGCTTCGACCTCGCCAGGCGCGAGAACCGCGGCGGCGCCTACGAGGCGAAGACCCTCACCGGCAAGGTGCCGGGCCTGCGCCACGGCGAGACCTGGCTCGCCGAATCGCTGGCGATCCTCCTCTACCTCGAGGATGCCTTCCCCACCCACGAGCGCATGCTCCCCTCGAGCCCGCGGGATCGCGCCCGGGATCTCCAGGCGCTCTCGTTCCTCCGCAGCGATCTCGGCGAGCTGCGGCGCAGCCTTCCCTTCGAAGGCGTGGTCGGCAGCGAGAAGGGTCCGGGGATGAGCGAAGGGGCGCTGGCCGATCTCGACCGGCTGCTCCGCGTCGTCGCCACCAGGGCGCCGCTCGCGGGCCGTGCGCCCACCCTCGCCGACTACGAGCTGGCGGTGACGCTCCGCCGGCCGATCCACCACGGCGTCGACATCCCCGAAGCCGCGCGCCGCTACTCCGACGAGCTCTGGGAGCGGCCCTCGGTGCAGAGCTGGGTCCGCCATCCGGAACGTGGCGCTTAG
- a CDS encoding spinster family MFS transporter, which produces MSRTATLAAPTPGLLRAHATLLVLTLINLLNYLDRYVIAGMLPLVQQEFGRNDAQMGVLSSSFLVVYALASPVTGFYGDRLPRKWFVGGGVLVWSAATVWSGLAGSFNELLLARALIGVGEAGYAAVAPGMISDLYDVKRRGRMLSFFYAALPVGSALGFTLGGAIGQHYGWRNAFLVAGVPGLALGLLALFMREPPRGASDEGAQHVGAVGLRAILRTLAKTRSFVVNTAGYTAATFAMGGLAAWWPTFLFRERGVPLDRAGFLFGAVLVVAGFLGTIAGGWLGDRIHGRHQGGYFLASGAGLLLATPAGLVAVLGGSPALYWTATFLALFFLFFNTGPLNAAICNVVPANMRASAIAVNVLVIHMLGDALSPWLIGRVSDLSDLGTGIALNCGAIALAGVILVAGAGVLRRDMETIAAGRSPAAR; this is translated from the coding sequence GTGTCCCGTACCGCCACCCTCGCCGCCCCGACGCCGGGCCTGCTGCGTGCCCACGCCACGCTGCTCGTCCTCACGCTGATCAACCTGCTCAACTACCTCGACCGCTACGTGATCGCGGGGATGCTGCCGCTGGTGCAGCAGGAGTTCGGGCGCAACGACGCGCAGATGGGCGTGCTCTCCTCGAGCTTCCTCGTGGTCTACGCCCTCGCCTCGCCCGTCACCGGCTTCTATGGCGACAGGCTCCCGCGCAAATGGTTCGTGGGCGGCGGCGTGCTGGTGTGGAGCGCCGCCACGGTGTGGAGCGGCCTGGCCGGCTCCTTCAACGAGCTCTTGCTGGCGCGGGCGCTCATCGGCGTGGGGGAGGCGGGCTACGCGGCGGTGGCCCCCGGGATGATCTCCGACCTCTACGACGTGAAGCGCCGGGGCCGGATGCTCTCCTTCTTCTACGCCGCACTGCCGGTGGGATCGGCGCTGGGCTTCACCCTGGGCGGCGCCATCGGCCAGCACTACGGCTGGCGCAACGCCTTCCTCGTCGCCGGCGTGCCCGGCCTCGCCCTCGGCCTCCTGGCGCTCTTCATGCGCGAGCCGCCCCGCGGCGCCAGCGACGAGGGCGCCCAGCACGTGGGCGCCGTCGGCCTGCGCGCGATCCTCCGCACCCTGGCGAAGACCCGCTCCTTCGTGGTCAACACCGCCGGCTATACCGCCGCCACCTTCGCCATGGGCGGGCTCGCCGCCTGGTGGCCCACCTTCCTCTTCCGCGAGCGCGGCGTGCCCCTCGATCGCGCCGGCTTCCTCTTCGGCGCGGTGCTGGTGGTGGCGGGCTTCCTCGGCACCATCGCCGGCGGCTGGCTCGGCGACCGGATCCACGGGCGCCACCAGGGCGGCTACTTCCTCGCCTCCGGCGCGGGGCTCCTCCTCGCCACGCCGGCGGGGCTGGTGGCGGTGCTGGGCGGATCGCCGGCGCTCTACTGGACCGCGACCTTCCTCGCGCTCTTCTTCCTCTTCTTCAACACCGGCCCCTTGAACGCGGCGATCTGCAACGTGGTCCCCGCCAACATGCGCGCCTCGGCGATCGCGGTGAACGTGCTGGTGATCCACATGCTCGGCGACGCCCTCTCGCCCTGGCTCATCGGGCGGGTGAGCGACCTCTCCGATCTCGGCACCGGCATCGCGCTCAACTGCGGCGCCATCGCCCTCGCCGGCGTGATCCTCGTGGCCGGCGCCGGCGTGCTCCGCCGCGACATGGAGACCATCGCCGCCGGGCGTTCGCCGGCAGCGCGCTGA
- a CDS encoding class I SAM-dependent methyltransferase, protein MALSPLIFRFGASVYDWMTAHEHWLGHNAGLLAHVPASDGPRRILDLGCGPGRSSLALAAAARAGDQVIGLDLVEPMLRRALLADGARRCAWIRGDAHHLPIRSGCIDAATAHSFLYLLPDRAAALAEIRRVLRPGGVLALLEPSHQQLPEALRSVAQTLRRSGPRLAFTMACWRIAARASGAFGAGDLVRTLAAAGFEEARATPTLDGLGWIAVARSPTRVSHGEALRS, encoded by the coding sequence ATGGCCCTCTCCCCGCTCATCTTCCGCTTCGGGGCCAGCGTCTACGACTGGATGACCGCCCACGAGCATTGGCTCGGCCACAACGCGGGACTCCTCGCCCACGTGCCGGCGAGCGACGGGCCGCGGCGGATCCTCGATCTCGGCTGCGGCCCCGGCCGCTCCTCCCTCGCCCTCGCCGCTGCTGCGCGCGCAGGCGACCAGGTGATCGGCCTCGACCTGGTGGAGCCGATGCTCCGGCGGGCGCTCCTCGCCGACGGCGCGCGTCGGTGCGCCTGGATCCGCGGCGACGCCCACCACCTGCCCATTCGCAGTGGGTGCATCGACGCTGCCACCGCCCACTCCTTCCTCTACCTCCTGCCCGATCGCGCCGCGGCGCTGGCGGAGATCCGCCGGGTGCTCCGCCCGGGCGGCGTGCTCGCCCTCCTCGAGCCGAGCCACCAGCAGCTCCCGGAGGCGCTGCGCTCGGTGGCGCAGACGCTGCGGCGCTCCGGCCCGCGCCTCGCCTTCACCATGGCCTGCTGGCGGATCGCCGCCCGAGCGAGCGGCGCCTTCGGCGCTGGTGACCTGGTGCGGACCCTGGCAGCTGCAGGCTTCGAGGAGGCGCGGGCGACGCCGACCCTCGACGGCCTCGGGTGGATCGCCGTGGCCCGGTCCCCCACACGCGTGTCGCATGGCGAGGCCCTTCGATCGTAG
- a CDS encoding Ppx/GppA family phosphatase, with product MNPQRYATIDVGTNSVLLLVAEHAADGSFRAVDERMEITRLGRGVDRTKRLDPAAIEETVAAVRSFAAAARAAGAEELVVTATSAARDATNGALFFEAAKEASGVTVEVISGDTEAALAYESAHRDFGHAGDSLAVVDIGGGSTELVYGTGDTVIFRRSFDVGAVRLTERWLHGDPPGGEELLQLRRDLAATLAEAPRPPPGATLVGIAGTVTTLVAIHLGLDCYDGAQVHGRSLTAGEVRDLAQRLGAMRLAERKKLPGLPPKRADVIVAGAEILAAVLEKMGFAAVVASDRGVRWGMLYRRFGR from the coding sequence ATGAATCCGCAGCGCTACGCGACCATCGACGTCGGCACCAACAGCGTCCTCCTGCTCGTCGCGGAACACGCGGCGGACGGTTCGTTCCGCGCCGTGGACGAGCGGATGGAGATCACCCGGCTCGGCCGCGGCGTCGATCGCACGAAGCGGCTCGATCCTGCAGCGATCGAGGAGACGGTGGCAGCGGTCCGCTCCTTCGCCGCTGCTGCCCGCGCCGCCGGTGCGGAGGAGCTGGTGGTAACCGCCACCTCCGCCGCCCGCGACGCCACCAACGGCGCCCTCTTCTTCGAGGCGGCGAAGGAGGCCTCCGGCGTCACGGTGGAGGTGATCTCCGGCGACACCGAGGCCGCCCTCGCCTACGAGTCGGCCCACCGCGACTTCGGCCACGCCGGCGACTCGCTCGCCGTGGTCGACATCGGCGGCGGCTCCACCGAGCTCGTCTACGGCACCGGCGACACGGTGATCTTCCGCCGCTCCTTCGACGTCGGCGCGGTGCGCCTCACCGAGCGCTGGCTCCACGGCGATCCGCCCGGCGGCGAGGAGCTGCTGCAGCTGCGCCGCGACCTGGCCGCGACGCTGGCGGAGGCGCCCCGCCCGCCCCCGGGCGCCACCCTCGTCGGCATCGCCGGCACCGTGACCACCCTGGTGGCGATCCACCTCGGCCTCGACTGCTACGACGGCGCGCAGGTCCACGGAAGGAGCCTCACCGCAGGCGAGGTCCGCGACCTCGCCCAGCGCCTCGGCGCCATGAGGCTCGCCGAGCGCAAGAAGCTCCCCGGCCTTCCCCCGAAGCGCGCCGACGTGATCGTCGCCGGCGCCGAGATCCTCGCTGCGGTGCTGGAGAAGATGGGCTTCGCCGCGGTGGTCGCCAGCGACCGCGGCGTGCGCTGGGGCATGCTCTACCGGCGCTTCGGGCGCTGA
- the tolB gene encoding Tol-Pal system beta propeller repeat protein TolB, whose amino-acid sequence MRRLVLLFAFALTALPFVAQAQRATLEISGATFRPYPIAVANPLATGDEVAPAEEIHEALSFDLMASGLFDVVPRKAFLADPREPATAEGIVWTRWSDVSAEGLVKVQVTPSAGGVQATFRLYDVATHRQDLVATYEGRRADARRLAHRFADDLVKHFTGEPGAFSTRIAFVKRGPSAREVWVADWDGKNAAPVSERGGGMALLPAWSPAGDKVVYTLYKRSRNYPNGKPELWRSELPGGRSKALVSRGDIATGGAFSPDGKKIAFTLADEGNSEIYVINADGSGLKRITNSPGIDTSPSWSPDGQKLAFVSDRHGNPQIFVANADGTGVERLTFAGNYNQTPVWSPRGDEIAFTARDERLAFDVFVIKVGSKEIRRITQGQGNNEGPTWAPNGRMMMFTSDRDGTKSLWVSSADGNVQHKIGIKGKAAFVQASWGPLPAAK is encoded by the coding sequence TTGCGTCGTCTCGTCCTTCTCTTCGCCTTCGCCCTCACCGCGCTCCCCTTCGTGGCACAAGCGCAGCGCGCCACGCTGGAGATCTCCGGCGCCACCTTCCGCCCCTACCCCATCGCCGTCGCCAACCCGCTCGCCACCGGCGACGAGGTCGCCCCCGCCGAGGAGATCCACGAGGCCCTCTCCTTCGACCTGATGGCGAGCGGCCTCTTCGACGTGGTGCCCCGCAAGGCCTTCCTCGCCGATCCGCGCGAGCCGGCGACCGCCGAAGGGATCGTCTGGACCCGCTGGTCCGACGTCTCCGCGGAAGGATTGGTCAAGGTGCAGGTGACCCCGAGCGCCGGCGGCGTCCAGGCCACCTTCCGCCTCTACGACGTGGCCACCCACCGCCAGGATCTCGTGGCCACCTACGAGGGCCGCCGCGCCGACGCCCGCCGCCTCGCCCACCGCTTCGCCGACGATCTGGTGAAGCACTTCACCGGCGAGCCCGGCGCCTTCTCCACCCGCATCGCCTTCGTGAAGCGCGGACCCAGCGCCCGCGAGGTCTGGGTGGCGGATTGGGACGGCAAGAACGCCGCCCCGGTCTCCGAGCGCGGCGGCGGCATGGCCCTGCTGCCCGCGTGGTCGCCCGCCGGCGACAAGGTCGTCTACACCCTCTACAAGCGGAGCCGGAACTACCCCAACGGCAAGCCCGAGCTCTGGCGCTCCGAGCTGCCCGGCGGCCGCAGCAAGGCGCTGGTCAGCCGCGGCGACATCGCCACCGGCGGCGCCTTCTCGCCGGACGGCAAGAAGATCGCCTTCACCCTCGCCGACGAGGGCAACTCGGAGATCTACGTGATCAACGCCGACGGGTCGGGCCTGAAGCGGATCACCAACTCGCCGGGCATCGACACCTCGCCCTCCTGGTCGCCCGACGGCCAGAAGCTCGCCTTCGTCTCCGACCGCCACGGCAACCCGCAGATCTTCGTGGCCAACGCGGACGGCACCGGCGTGGAGCGGCTCACCTTCGCCGGCAACTACAACCAGACGCCGGTGTGGTCGCCCCGCGGCGACGAGATCGCCTTCACCGCCCGCGACGAGCGCCTCGCCTTCGACGTCTTCGTGATCAAGGTCGGCAGCAAGGAGATCCGCCGCATCACCCAGGGCCAGGGCAACAACGAGGGCCCGACCTGGGCGCCCAACGGCAGGATGATGATGTTCACCTCCGACCGCGACGGCACCAAATCGCTCTGGGTCTCGAGCGCCGACGGCAACGTGCAGCACAAGATCGGCATCAAGGGCAAGGCGGCCTTCGTGCAGGCCTCGTGGGGTCCGTTGCCCGCGGCAAAGTAG
- a CDS encoding energy transducer TonB, with amino-acid sequence MSLPDAIARSPLAGRKQPYGWAWMASIGLHGALVLAMIGVSIFGDTGPAEPMQKPMLVRLGKPRPKEWLPRKPTAPAVPPAPKEAPVPTPGQKTPVAEAAPAATPAPTPPKPDAKTIPTPSPTPAATKPTPAPPGPASAKPAASQAAAPRDAKQDTKAKLDDIMKRFQTGAIAGPAEDLPGQLDGHAEGDSDHAQGEAYYALLERRVKDQYKLPSTISERERMFLNATVRIFIEPAGRISRFEIVKGSGNGTFDSALEAAVQRASPVPPPPEHLARTLAREGIDLNFKP; translated from the coding sequence GTGTCGCTTCCCGACGCGATCGCACGCAGTCCGCTCGCCGGCCGCAAGCAGCCCTACGGCTGGGCCTGGATGGCGTCGATCGGCCTGCACGGCGCGCTGGTGCTGGCGATGATCGGCGTCTCGATCTTCGGCGACACGGGCCCCGCGGAGCCGATGCAGAAGCCGATGCTCGTGCGCCTCGGCAAGCCGCGTCCGAAGGAGTGGCTGCCCCGCAAGCCCACCGCCCCTGCGGTGCCCCCCGCGCCGAAGGAGGCGCCGGTGCCGACGCCGGGCCAGAAGACGCCGGTGGCGGAAGCCGCCCCTGCAGCGACCCCGGCGCCTACGCCCCCGAAGCCCGACGCCAAGACCATCCCCACGCCCAGCCCGACCCCTGCAGCCACGAAGCCCACGCCGGCGCCTCCCGGTCCCGCTTCGGCCAAGCCGGCTGCGAGCCAGGCCGCTGCGCCGCGGGATGCGAAGCAGGACACCAAGGCCAAGCTCGACGACATCATGAAGCGCTTCCAGACCGGCGCGATCGCGGGCCCCGCCGAGGATCTGCCGGGGCAGCTCGACGGCCACGCGGAGGGCGACAGCGATCACGCGCAGGGCGAGGCCTATTACGCGCTGCTCGAGCGGCGGGTGAAGGATCAGTACAAGCTGCCCTCCACCATCTCCGAGCGCGAGCGCATGTTCCTGAACGCCACCGTGCGGATCTTCATCGAGCCCGCGGGCCGGATCTCCCGCTTCGAGATCGTCAAGGGCTCGGGCAACGGCACCTTCGACTCCGCGCTGGAAGCTGCGGTGCAGCGGGCCTCGCCGGTGCCACCGCCCCCCGAGCATCTCGCGCGCACCCTCGCCCGCGAGGGGATCGACCTGAATTTCAAGCCCTGA
- the tolR gene encoding protein TolR has product MGFSSGGGRSGMSEINVTPLVDVMLVLLIIFMVTAPLIQQGVKVDLPEAKAQAIEEKDSDLLVLAIKADRSMYIGDAPVSLEELEEKLKHNPKAQKQKELHLHADRSLDYGFVVDVMARVQNAGIPAIGMITDPVERQMKDAKPAKGKR; this is encoded by the coding sequence ATGGGTTTCTCGAGCGGCGGCGGCCGCAGCGGCATGAGCGAGATCAACGTCACGCCCCTGGTGGACGTGATGCTGGTGCTCCTGATCATCTTCATGGTCACCGCCCCGCTGATCCAGCAGGGCGTGAAGGTCGACCTGCCGGAGGCGAAGGCACAGGCGATCGAGGAGAAGGACTCCGATCTGCTGGTGCTCGCGATCAAGGCCGATCGCTCCATGTACATCGGCGACGCCCCGGTCTCCCTCGAGGAGCTCGAGGAGAAGCTGAAGCACAACCCCAAGGCGCAGAAGCAGAAGGAGCTCCACCTCCACGCGGACCGCAGCCTCGACTACGGCTTCGTGGTGGACGTGATGGCCCGGGTGCAGAACGCGGGGATCCCGGCGATCGGCATGATCACCGATCCCGTCGAGCGCCAGATGAAGGACGCCAAGCCCGCCAAGGGCAAGAGGTAG
- a CDS encoding MotA/TolQ/ExbB proton channel family protein, whose translation MPITIAAAGIDYIDAILAGGPVGLSVLGLLLLASGWSWTIIVRKTLQLRTAQEQSLSFLESFWQSKNLPDIYAKAEMLKESPVSQVFRAGYVELVKLTGEGTGGKTDADGLENIERALRRAATSELTHLEAQTPFLGTTAAAAPFVGLFGTVWGIMRAFNEIYAAGNANLATVAKPISEALIATAVGLFAAIPAVIAYNHFVSRIKVLDSEMANFASDFLNIVKRHFVR comes from the coding sequence ATGCCGATTACGATTGCAGCAGCAGGAATCGACTACATCGACGCCATCCTCGCGGGTGGCCCCGTCGGCCTCTCGGTGCTGGGGCTCCTCCTCCTCGCCTCCGGTTGGAGCTGGACGATCATCGTCCGGAAGACCCTGCAGCTGCGCACCGCGCAGGAGCAGTCCCTCTCCTTCCTCGAGAGCTTCTGGCAGAGCAAGAACCTGCCCGACATCTACGCCAAGGCGGAGATGCTCAAGGAGTCGCCGGTCTCGCAGGTCTTCCGTGCGGGCTACGTCGAGCTGGTGAAGCTCACCGGCGAGGGAACCGGCGGCAAGACCGACGCCGACGGCCTCGAGAACATCGAGCGCGCGCTCCGTCGCGCCGCCACCTCGGAGCTGACCCACCTCGAGGCGCAGACGCCCTTCCTCGGGACCACCGCAGCGGCGGCGCCCTTCGTCGGTCTCTTCGGCACGGTGTGGGGCATCATGCGGGCCTTCAACGAGATCTACGCCGCCGGCAACGCCAACCTGGCCACGGTCGCCAAGCCGATCTCCGAGGCGCTCATCGCCACCGCGGTGGGCCTCTTCGCCGCGATCCCCGCGGTGATCGCCTACAACCACTTCGTGTCGCGCATCAAGGTGCTGGACAGCGAGATGGCGAATTTCGCCTCGGACTTCCTCAACATCGTCAAGCGCCACTTCGTCCGCTGA
- the murI gene encoding glutamate racemase, producing the protein MQGATMGKIGVFDSGVGGLTVLHALHRRLPAEPTVYLGDTARVPYGTKSPDTVIRYSRTNARFLLQHDLRLLVVACNTATAHALEALQAELPVPVIGVVEPGARAAAALTRTRRIGVIGTAGTIASGAYQRALAQAIPGAEVVARACPLLVPLAEEGWTEGEVPRLVVERYLGDLRGSIDTLVLGCTHYPLLKEAIADVLGPQVALVDSAEATAAAVEDALRGRPAAGGGTPTRRYFVTDVPARFPEIAARFLGHVPEAVEQVDV; encoded by the coding sequence ATGCAGGGAGCGACGATGGGCAAGATCGGGGTCTTCGATTCGGGCGTGGGCGGGCTCACCGTGCTCCACGCGCTGCACCGGCGCCTGCCGGCAGAGCCCACCGTCTACCTCGGTGACACCGCCCGGGTGCCCTACGGGACCAAGAGCCCCGACACGGTGATCCGCTATTCGCGGACCAACGCGCGCTTCCTCCTCCAGCACGACCTGCGCCTCCTCGTGGTCGCCTGCAACACGGCAACCGCCCACGCCCTCGAGGCGCTGCAGGCGGAGCTGCCGGTGCCGGTGATCGGCGTGGTCGAGCCCGGCGCCAGGGCCGCAGCGGCCCTCACCCGCACCAGGCGGATCGGCGTGATCGGCACCGCCGGCACCATCGCCTCCGGCGCCTACCAGCGCGCCCTCGCCCAGGCGATCCCCGGCGCCGAGGTGGTGGCCCGGGCCTGCCCGCTGCTGGTGCCGCTGGCGGAGGAGGGGTGGACCGAGGGCGAGGTGCCGCGGCTGGTGGTCGAGCGCTACCTGGGCGATCTCCGCGGCTCCATCGACACCCTGGTGCTGGGCTGCACCCACTACCCGCTGCTGAAGGAGGCGATCGCCGACGTCCTCGGGCCGCAGGTGGCGCTGGTCGATTCGGCGGAGGCCACCGCCGCCGCAGTGGAGGACGCGCTCCGGGGCCGGCCTGCCGCGGGGGGCGGCACGCCTACGCGGCGCTATTTCGTCACCGACGTGCCTGCGCGTTTTCCCGAGATCGCCGCCCGCTTCCTCGGCCACGTGCCCGAGGCGGTGGAGCAGGTGGACGTGTGA
- a CDS encoding IPT/TIG domain-containing protein encodes MKRLAPVVFLLAAFALVACGSDDQRSDPAGGGGTGGAGGAVGPTAPAFAGLAEVTSDGAGLAYLYWLPASDAETAAEEIRYKVWVWQTHPDGGTTGDSYDWTQTIDRCTPRCRWQFSLGQDNVTWFAVEAIDADEMSTGLDVVVPATTNKAEPSITGVSPTSADVGDEIEVIGEHFLDERTSDDALTLGGEPIEAEFITGWDTRRIRFVLPAGFASGAIGVKTLNGTATAELVVNE; translated from the coding sequence GTGAAGCGTCTGGCACCCGTCGTGTTCCTCCTGGCCGCATTCGCCCTCGTCGCCTGTGGCAGCGACGACCAGCGCAGCGATCCTGCTGGCGGTGGCGGCACCGGTGGCGCAGGTGGTGCGGTCGGACCCACGGCGCCGGCGTTCGCCGGCCTCGCCGAGGTGACGTCGGACGGCGCCGGTCTCGCCTACCTCTACTGGCTGCCCGCCAGCGACGCGGAGACCGCCGCCGAGGAGATCCGCTACAAGGTCTGGGTGTGGCAGACCCACCCGGACGGCGGCACCACCGGCGATTCCTACGACTGGACCCAGACCATCGATCGCTGCACCCCGCGCTGCCGCTGGCAGTTCTCCCTGGGCCAGGACAACGTGACCTGGTTCGCGGTGGAGGCGATCGACGCGGACGAGATGTCGACCGGCCTCGACGTGGTGGTCCCGGCGACCACCAACAAGGCGGAGCCCTCGATCACCGGCGTCAGCCCGACCTCCGCCGACGTCGGCGACGAGATCGAGGTGATCGGCGAGCACTTCCTCGACGAGCGCACCTCCGACGACGCTCTCACCCTCGGCGGCGAGCCGATCGAGGCGGAGTTCATCACCGGTTGGGATACGCGTCGGATCCGCTTCGTCCTCCCCGCGGGCTTCGCCAGCGGCGCCATCGGCGTGAAGACCCTGAACGGCACGGCGACCGCCGAGCTGGTCGTGAACGAGTAA
- a CDS encoding transketolase codes for MHAATSRETARSADPALVARLVEIAGRMRVDIIEMLARAGSGHPGGSLSAIDMVTALYFHVLAHDPKNAAWDGRDRFVLSKGHAVPAVYAVMAEAGYISRDDLQTLRVLGSPLQGHPVKSFVHAPGCEANTGSLGQGLSVAQGMALAAKLDGAAWRTYCMLGDGEMQEGQVWEALMSAPKFGLDNLTAILDYNKGQIDGPTNEVMNLEPLQQKLEAFNWHVIRIDGHDIAAFLGAIEEAKSVTGKPTFIIADTVKGKGVSFMENRIEWHGATPNPEQTKQALAELKR; via the coding sequence ATGCATGCTGCGACCTCGCGCGAGACCGCGCGTTCCGCCGACCCGGCCCTCGTCGCCCGTCTCGTGGAGATCGCCGGCCGCATGCGCGTCGACATCATCGAGATGCTCGCTCGCGCCGGCTCCGGCCACCCCGGTGGATCGCTCTCCGCGATCGACATGGTGACCGCCCTCTACTTCCACGTCCTCGCCCACGATCCGAAGAACGCTGCGTGGGACGGCCGCGACCGCTTCGTGCTCTCCAAGGGCCACGCCGTTCCCGCCGTCTACGCGGTGATGGCGGAGGCGGGCTACATCTCCCGCGACGACCTCCAGACGCTGCGCGTCCTCGGCAGCCCGCTGCAGGGCCACCCGGTGAAGTCCTTCGTGCACGCCCCGGGCTGCGAGGCCAACACCGGCTCGCTGGGCCAGGGCCTCTCGGTGGCGCAGGGCATGGCGCTGGCCGCGAAGCTCGACGGCGCCGCCTGGCGGACCTACTGCATGCTCGGCGACGGCGAGATGCAGGAGGGCCAGGTGTGGGAGGCGCTGATGAGCGCGCCCAAATTTGGCCTCGACAACCTCACCGCCATCCTCGACTACAACAAGGGCCAGATCGACGGCCCCACCAACGAGGTGATGAACCTCGAGCCGCTGCAGCAGAAGCTCGAGGCCTTCAACTGGCACGTGATCCGGATCGACGGCCACGACATCGCCGCCTTCCTCGGCGCGATCGAAGAGGCGAAGTCGGTGACCGGCAAGCCGACCTTCATCATCGCCGACACGGTGAAGGGCAAGGGCGTCTCCTTCATGGAGAACCGGATCGAGTGGCACGGCGCCACCCCGAACCCCGAGCAGACGAAGCAGGCCCTCGCGGAGCTCAAGCGCTAA
- a CDS encoding transketolase family protein, with protein sequence MTSKATRQAFGEALAALGATHENIVVLDADLSKSTKSDLFAKKFPERFFEMGIAEANMLGTAAGLALSGKVPFCCSFAAFITGRYDQIRISVAYSEANVKIVGTHAGVAIGDDGYSQQGLEDIALMRAIPTMAVVQPADDIETAAAVKYLAEHQGPAFLRLTRQNVPRVHAEGYEFRFGKVDTLREGTDAVIFASGGTVGNAMAAAEALAAEGISLRVVNVHTIKPLDVEGVVAAVKASGNLAITAEDHTVIGGLGGAIAECLSENHPAKLLRIGVQDVFGESGAPAELVAKHGLDVAGIARQVKAFLGR encoded by the coding sequence ATGACCAGCAAGGCGACCCGGCAGGCGTTCGGCGAGGCACTCGCCGCCCTCGGCGCGACCCACGAGAACATCGTGGTCCTCGACGCCGACCTCTCCAAGTCGACGAAGTCCGACCTCTTCGCGAAGAAGTTCCCCGAGCGCTTCTTCGAGATGGGCATCGCGGAGGCCAACATGCTCGGCACCGCCGCGGGCCTCGCGCTCTCGGGCAAGGTGCCGTTCTGCTGCTCCTTCGCGGCGTTCATCACCGGCCGCTACGACCAGATCCGCATCTCGGTGGCCTACTCCGAGGCCAACGTGAAGATCGTCGGCACCCACGCCGGCGTGGCGATCGGCGACGACGGCTACTCGCAGCAGGGCCTCGAGGACATCGCCCTGATGCGCGCCATCCCGACGATGGCGGTGGTGCAGCCTGCGGACGACATCGAGACCGCGGCGGCGGTGAAGTACCTGGCCGAGCACCAGGGCCCCGCCTTCCTGCGCCTCACCCGGCAGAACGTGCCCCGCGTCCACGCGGAGGGCTACGAGTTCCGCTTCGGCAAGGTGGACACCCTGCGGGAAGGCACGGACGCGGTGATCTTCGCCTCGGGCGGCACCGTGGGCAACGCGATGGCAGCTGCGGAAGCGCTGGCCGCCGAGGGGATCTCCCTGCGCGTGGTCAACGTCCACACCATCAAGCCCCTCGACGTCGAGGGCGTGGTCGCTGCGGTGAAGGCCTCGGGCAACCTGGCGATCACCGCCGAGGACCACACCGTGATCGGCGGCCTCGGCGGCGCCATCGCCGAGTGCCTCAGCGAGAATCACCCGGCGAAGCTCCTCCGCATCGGCGTGCAGGACGTCTTCGGCGAGTCGGGCGCCCCCGCGGAGCTCGTGGCCAAGCACGGCCTCGACGTCGCGGGCATCGCCCGGCAGGTGAAGGCCTTCCTCGGCCGCTGA